A genomic region of Cannabis sativa cultivar Pink pepper isolate KNU-18-1 chromosome 1, ASM2916894v1, whole genome shotgun sequence contains the following coding sequences:
- the LOC115704723 gene encoding receptor-like protein EIX2, protein MSLHLIRCKQVEREALLKFKDGLYESNDYVAPLLSSWGSEVEKRECCNWVGIRCDNNSGHVIMLDISPSTFGQSDDYGLALEGKYISSSLLELQYLSYLRLSSIYWEKIHIPSFIGSLSKLLYLNLSNNFMSGKIPHQLGNLSSLQFLDLSGNDFIIRNLDWISTLFSLRQLDLSRMDLTKMNNLMQPICKLPHLTNLKLSECGLHDIAPSFPSLINSSKSISTLGLSGNYLSLDTHQRLFSFLPNLVHLDLSYNMLSSIPQFFGNMTTITYLDLSHNGLIGSIPTSFGCLTALMYLDLSSNSINGSIPHTFGNMTSLGYISISRNELQGYIPNGFGNMVSLTYLDLSSNQLQGCIPNDFGNIIALEHLDLGFNHLIGEIPKSLWNICTLQRFEAGANNLSGWLPNLSQLSSKSCAHYCLEYLGLCCNKMTGLFVDDTLFSSLKELRLNLNQLQGIVPESIGNLRHLEILDLSENSLEGVIGEAHFSKLSRLYYLDLSFNYLQMNVSPEWIPPFYLQYMGLANCRVGLKFPKWLQNQSNLSHIDVSNSGISQSIPSWFWNFTSQLSFVNLSNNQISGEVVEDYSSMQNLTEVDLSSNYFVGPIPIFLFRAEALYLSRNKFSSLNAICNVTYQYLSFLDISDNQLTGELPNCFSKHKAIQILILSNNKLSGKIPNSIGNLSWISTLHLSKNNFVGKLPSSMKNCRELEVLDLGNNRLEGPIPMWIGKSLQQLIILSLRSNHFNNKMPTNLDHLVHLQVLDLSLNDISGNIPTCIGNFTSMKNNEDDSFIDYTTITHSGNGSSSYDDEISLTWKGSLSEYKSTLRLVKMIDLSSNKLTGELPREIVELNGLVSLNLSRNNLSGKIPTQIGKLVSLDALDLSRNNFSGKIPSTLSEVDRLNTLDLSNNNLSGKIPTGPQLQTRDEAAYMGNPELCGSPLQKKCPGEEEEPTTSKLGGHLENEDAFISKGFFISLAVGFMVGFWGICCTLIFKKSWRYAFFNLLNDVEDWTYVNAQVIRRKYYN, encoded by the coding sequence ATGTCTCTGCATTTGATCAGGTGCAAACAAGTTGAAAGAGAAGCACTTCTGAAGTTCAAAGATGGGCTCTACGAATCAAATGACTATGTTGctcctcttctttcttcttgggGGAGTGAAgtagagaaaagagagtgttgCAATTGGGTTGGAATTCGTTGCGACAACAACTCCGGTCATGTCATCATGCTCGACATTTCACCTTCAACTTTTGGCCAAAGTGATGATTATGGGTTGGCTCTTGAAGGTAAATATATAAGTTCTTCACTACTTGAGTTGCAATATTTGAGCTATTTGCGTCTTAGTTCTATTTATTGGGAGAAAATTCACATCCCAAGTTTTATTGGTAGTCTTAGCAAATTATTGTACCTCAACCTTTCTAACAACTTCATGAGTGGAAAAATTCCTCATCAACTCGGAAACCTTTCTAGTTTGCAATTTCTAGATCTTAGTGGTAATGATTTTATTATAAGAAATCTGGATTGGATTTCTACCCTTTTTTCTTTAAGACAACTTGACTTAAGTCGAATGGACTTGACAAAAATGAATAATCTGATGCAACCAATATGCAAACTCCCCCACCTAACAAATTTGAAGTTAAGTGAGTGTGGTCTTCATGATATAGCACCTTCATTTCCTTCTCTCATTAACTCTTCAAAATCTATTTCTACTCTTGGTCTTTCTGGGAATTATCTATCTCTTGATACACACCAAAGATTGTTTAGCTTCCTTCCCAATCTTGTTCATCTTGATCTCTCTTATAACATGTTAAGTTCCATTCCACAATTTTTTGGGAACATGACTACTATAACATACCTTGATCTTTCTCATAATGGATTAATAGGTTCAATTCCAACATCTTTTGGATGTTTGACTGCTCTAATGTACCTTGATCTTTCTTCTAATAGCATAAATGGTTCAATCCCACACACTTTTGGAAACATGACTAGCCTTGGATACATTTCTATATCTAGAAATGAATTACAAGGTTACATTCCAAATGGTTTTGGTAACATGGTTTCACTTACATATCTTGATCTCAGTTCTAATCAATTACAAGGTTGTATACCCAATGATTTTGGAAACATAATTGCCTTAGAACACCTTGATCTTGGATTTAATCATCTCATAGGTGAAATTCCTAAATCACTTTGGAATATATGTACACTGCAAAGATTTGAGGCAGGTGCCAACAATCTTAGTGGATGGCTCCCTAATCTTAGTCAATTGTCATCTAAGTCTTGTGCacattattgcttagagtattTAGGTTTGTGCTGCAACAAAATGACTGGATTATTTGTCGATGATACACTATTTTCATCTTTGAAAGAGTTGCGGCTTAATCTAAATCAACTACAAGGAATTGTACCTGAAAGTATTGGCAATTTAAGACATTTGGAGATTTTGGATCTATCTGAGAATTCTCTAGAAGGTGTGATTGGTGAAGCTCATTTTTCAAAACTCTCAAGATTGTATTATCTTGATTTATCATTTAATTACCTACAAATGAATGTATCTCCTGAATGGATTCctcccttttatttacaatatatgggACTTGCAAATTGTAGAGTTGGGCTTAAGTTTCCAAAGTGGCTGCAAAATCAAAGCAATCTATCACATATAGATGTTTCAAATTCTGGAATTTCACAATCTATTCCCAGTTGGTTTTGGAATTTCACTTCTCAATTATCTTTTGTGAATCTTTCTAACAACCAAATTAGTGGAGAAGTAGTGGAAGATTATTCATCAATGCAGAATCTTACTGAGGTGGATTTAAGTTCAAATTATTTTGTTGGTCCCATACCAATTTTTTTATTCAGAGCAGAAGCATTATATCTTTCCAGAAATAAATTTTCAAGTCTAAATGCCATTTGCAATGTTACTTATCAGTACTTATCGTTTCTAGATATCTCTGATAATCAATTGACTGGGGAGCTTCCAAATTGTTTTTCGAAACATAAAGCCATACAAATTCTCATTTTGTCAAACAATAAGCTATCAGGAAAAATTCCTAATTCTATTGGAAATTTATCTTGGATTAGCACATTACATTTGAGCAAAAACAATTTTGTTGGGAAACTGCCTTCATCCATGAAAAATTGTCGCGAATTGGAAGTTCTTGACTTAGGAAATAACAGATTAGAAGGGCCAATACCAATGTGGATCGGAAAAAGTCTTCAACAACTTATTATTCTTAGTTTAAGATCCAATCATTTTAATAACAAAATGCCCACAAATCTAGATCATTTGGTACATCTTCAAGTGTTGGATTTGTCTCTAAATGACATATCTGGAAACATACCAACTTGTATTGGTAACTTTACTTCAATGAAAAACAATGAAGATGATAGTTTTATTGACTATACAACTATTACCCATTCTGGAAATGGAAGCTCCTCCTATGACGATGAAATTTCGTTGACCTGGAAAGGAAGTCTATCTGAGTACAAAAGTACTCTTCGACTTGTAAAGATGATTGATCTTTCGAGCAACAAGTTGACAGGAGAACTTCCAAGAGAAATTGTTGAACTTAATGGTTTGGTTTCTTTGAACTTGTCAAGAAACAATTTAAGTGGGAAAATTCCTACTCAGATTGGGAAGTTGGTATCTCTAGATGCTCTTGATTTGTCAAGGAACAACTTTTCAggaaaaattccttcaacattaTCAGAAGTGGATCGTCTCAATACATTAGACTTGTCCAACAATAATTTGTCTGGAAAAATTCCAACAGGCCCTCAACTCCAAACTCGAGATGAAGCTGCATATATGGGGAATCCGGAACTCTGTGGATCCCCACTTCAGAAAAAATGTCcaggtgaagaagaagaacctaCTACTTCTAAGCTTGGTGGACACCTAGAAAATGAAGATGCATTTATAAGTAAAGGATTTTTCATCAGCTTAGCAGTTGGATTTATGGTTGGATTTTGGGGAATCTGTTGCACTTTAATCTTCAAGAAATCTTGGAGATATGCATTTTTCAACCTCTTGAATGATGTAGAAGATTGGACGTACGTAAATGCACAAGTAATAAGGCGAAAATACTACAATTGA
- the LOC115707275 gene encoding pentatricopeptide repeat-containing protein At3g49170, chloroplastic-like → MIGPSPGFQGMLLPIFHTRILTLNSPSLVWLKSWASAALSLLESNPINELTNEARNSPSQPQERLCRGPGRLTGTRHSLERSEKKVRKRSVKFESHERLRRFSMLLRTSASKGSLNHGKAIHGQVIKYGMDPDSHVWISLVNVYAKCGDRVYARQVFAEMPERDVVSWTALIQGSVAEGYGIDGVLLLSEMKKDGIRPNEFTLATGLKACSLCLELDFGKQLHSESLKAGYFSDLFVGSSLVDLYTKCGAMELADSVFFCMPEQNAVSWNALLSGYAEKGDSQEVLKLFCRMRQLKNVLNNYILSAVLRGCTNGGNLRQGQVLHSLALKVGCEFDEFLGCNLVYMYSKCGLATDALKVFVRIKNPDIVACSAMITCFGQQKQWQEAAHLFRLMRCIGILGNHFSFSSILSSATDMGDLQYGESIHACVWKSAFQYDLTVSNALITMYAKIGCVQDAIRVFEAIKDCDLVSWNALLSGFHDYENCNLGPRMFRQMLVEGFKPNMYTFISILRSCSSLLDVGLGKQIHAHSIKNSLHDNVFIGTALIDMYAKTRCLKDANLAFSRLPNRDLLTWTTIITGYAQTGQAENAVSLLNQMRREGVRPNGFTLASCLNSCARIATLEHGLQLHSLAFKDGHTDDCFVNSALVDMYAKCGCIEDSETVFEGLVSRDTVSWNTMICGYSQHGQGGRGLEAFRKMLDEGTMPDETTFIGVFSACSHLGLVKEGQEHFNSMIKDFDINPTIEHYACMIGILGRAGKFTEVESLIENMKIAPQAIIWETVLGACKFHGNVEYGKRAAEKLFELIPEMDSTYILLSNIFAAKGLWDDVRNVRKLMGSQQVKKKPGSSWVEVDGQVHVFTSQDSSHPKIKEIHFELEELDKKMELVGYIPQTEYVLHKMTEKEKRKHLQHHSERLALAFALIYSPPIKAIRIFKNLRICGDCHNVMKLVSGITNREIVVRDNKLFHHFKFGSCSCKDFW, encoded by the coding sequence ATGATTGGGCCTTCACCTGGTTTTCAAGGGATGCTGTTGCCCATCTTCCATACCCGCATTCTGACTCTGAATTCACCTTCCCTTGTTTGGTTAAAGTCTTGGGCTAGTGCTGCACTTAGCCTGTTGGAATCCAACCCCATAAATGAATTGACAAATGAAGCTCGAAACTCTCCAAGTCAGCCTCAAGAAAGGTTATGCAGAGGACCTGGAAGGTTAACTGGAACAAGGCATAGTTTAGAGAGAAGTGAGAAGAAGGTAAGAAAAAGATCTGTAAAATTTGAGAGCCATGAGAGACTAAGAAGGTTTTCTATGCTGCTACGCACGAGTGCTTCAAAAGGATCTTTGAATCATGGCAAGGCGATTCATGGGCAGGTGATCAAATATGGGATGGACCCGGATTCTCATGTATGGATCTCGTTGGTTAATGTTTATGCTAAATGTGGGGATAGGGTGTATGCACGGCAAGTGTTTGCTGAAATGCCAGAGCGAGATGTTGTGTCTTGGACTGCTTTGATACAGGGGTCTGTAGCTGAAGGGTATGGAATTGATGGTGTTCTTCTGTTATCCGAGATGAAGAAGGATGGCATAAGACCAAATGAGTTCACTTTGGCCACTGGTTTGAAAGCTTGCTCTCTTTGCTTAGAATTAGATTTCGGGAAACAATTGCATTCTGAATCTCTTAAAGCTGGATATTTCTCGGATTTGTTTGTAGGATCCTCACTTGTTGACCTTTATACAAAATGTGGTGCAATGGAACTTGCAGATAGTGTGTTCTTTTGCATGCCCGAGCAGAATGCTGTATCGTGGAATGCACTGCTTAGTGGATATGCTGAGAAAGGAGATTCACAAGAGGTTTTGAAATTATTCTGCAGAATGAGGCAATTAAAAAATGTGTTAAACAATTATATTTTGTCTGCCGTTTTAAGGGGGTGTACAAATGGGGGAAACTTAAGACAAGGGCAGGTCTTGCATTCTCTGGCCTTAAAAGTTGGGTGTGAATTTGATGAATTTCTGGGTTGTAATCTTGTTTATATGTATTCAAAATGTGGGCTAGCAACAGATGCCTTAAAAGTGTTTGTGAGGATCAAAAATCCTGACATAGTAGCCTGTAGTGCAATGATTACTTGCTTTGGTCAGCAAAAGCAGTGGCAAGAAGCTGCTCATCTATTTCGTCTAATGAGATGTATAGGCATTCTGGGAAATCATTTTAGTTTCTCGAGTATTCTTAGCTCTGCCACTGATATGGGAGACCTGCAGTATGGTGAAAGCATCCATGCTTGTGTTTGGAAATCTGCATTTCAATACGATCTAACAGTCAGTAATGCTCTGATCACAATGTATGCTAAAATTGGATGCGTGCAAGATGCCATTCGGGTATTTGAAGCTATAAAAGATTGTGACTTAGTTTCATGGAATGCTCTTTTATCCGGATTCCATGATTATGAAAATTGCAATCTAGGACCAAGAATGTTTCGCCAGATGCTTGTTGAAGGTTTCAAGCCCAACATGTACACATTTATAAGCATTTTAAGGTCTTGTTCCAGCCTCCTGGATGTAGGTCTAGGGAAACAAATCCATGCCCATTCCATCAAAAACAGTCTTCATGACAATGTTTTCATTGGAACAGCTCTCATTGATATGTATGCTAAAACCAGGTGCTTGAAAGATGCAAATTTAGCTTTTAGTAGACTGCCTAATAGAGACCTCTTAACTTGGACAACCATTATTACTGGCTATGCACAAACTGGTCAGGCAGAAAATGCTGTTAGTTTATTGAATCAGATGAGAAGAGAAGGTGTAAGGCCAAATGGATTCACTCTTGCTAGCTGTTTAAATTCTTGCGCACGTATAGCCACCCTGGAACATGGATTGCAGCTCCACTCTTTGGCATTTAAGGATGGGCACACAGATGATTGTTTTGTTAATAGTGCACTAGTTGATATGTACGCAAAATGTGGATGCATAGAAGATTCTGAGACTGTCTTCGAAGGCTTGGTTTCACGGGATACTGTCTCATGGAACACCATGATATGTGGATACTCCCAACATGGCCAAGGAGGGAGAGGTCTTGAAGCTTTTAGGAAAATGTTAGATGAAGGTACCATGCCAGATGAGACCACCTTTATAGGTGTGTTTTCTGCCTGCAGCCACTTGGGTTTGGTTAAAGAAGGGCAAGAGCACTTCAATTCCATGATCAAAGATTTTGACATTAATCCTACAATTGAGCACTATGCTTGTATGATTGGTATCCTTGGTCGGGCTGGAAAATTCACAGAGGTTGAAAGCCTTATTGAGAACATGAAAATAGCTCCACAAGCCATAATTTGGGAGACTGTTCTTGGGGCTTGTAAGTTTCATGGAAACGTGGAGTATGGAAAAAGAGCTGCAGAAAAGCTTTTCGAGCTCATACCGGAAATGGATTCAACTTATATTTTGCTATCTAACATTTTTGCAGCCAAAGGTCTGTGGGATGATGTCAGAAATGTCAGAAAGTTAATGGGCAGTCAGCAGGTAAAGAAGAAACCTGGTAGTAGCTGGGTTGAGGTTGATGGACAAGTTCACGTGTTTACCTCTCAAGATAGTTCCCATCCTAAAATCAAAGAAATCCATTTTGAACTAGAGGAACTGGACAAAAAGATGGAGTTGGTAGGTTACATACCACAAACAGAATATGTGCTTCATAAAATGACagagaaagagaaaaggaaACATCTTCAACATCATAGTGAAAGATTGGCTCTTGCATTTGCACTGATATACAGTCCGCCTATAAAAGCAataagaatttttaaaaatctacGCATCTGTGGTGACTGCCACAATGTTATGAAGCTTGTCTCTGGTATTACAAATAGAGAAATAGTTGTTCGTGACAATAagctatttcatcattttaagtTTGGATCATGCTCTTGCAAGGACTTTTGGTAA